Proteins co-encoded in one Bacteroidales bacterium genomic window:
- the rpsE gene encoding 30S ribosomal protein S5, protein MLDANIKRVKSSEIEFKDRLVSVQRVTKVTKGGRTFSFSAVVVVGNEEGVVGYGLGKASEVTAAIAKGVDDAKKNLIKVPVLKGTVPHEQEGKYSGARVFLKPAAPGTGVIAGGAMRAVLESVGITDVLAKSKGSSNPHSVVKATFDALMKMRDPYTIAQLRGVDLKTVFNG, encoded by the coding sequence ATGTTAGACGCAAATATAAAAAGAGTAAAATCAAGCGAAATCGAATTTAAAGATAGGCTTGTTAGTGTTCAAAGGGTAACTAAAGTTACTAAGGGTGGACGTACATTCAGTTTTTCTGCTGTTGTAGTTGTCGGTAATGAAGAAGGTGTTGTAGGTTATGGCCTCGGTAAAGCCAGCGAAGTTACTGCAGCTATTGCAAAAGGTGTCGATGATGCTAAGAAAAACCTAATTAAGGTTCCTGTATTAAAAGGTACTGTTCCTCATGAACAGGAAGGTAAATACAGTGGTGCAAGAGTATTTCTAAAACCGGCAGCCCCAGGTACTGGTGTTATTGCAGGAGGTGCTATGCGTGCAGTATTGGAAAGTGTTGGTATAACAGACGTTCTTGCTAAATCTAAAGGTTCATCAAATCCACACTCAGTGGTGAAAGCTACCTTTGATGCTTTGATGAAAATGCGCGATCCTTATACGATTGCTCAACTAAGAGGTGTCGACTTAAAAACAGTGTTTAACGGATAA
- the rpmD gene encoding 50S ribosomal protein L30 has translation MEKIKVTQTRSVIGRPKKQKLTMIALGLTKMNKTVEHNATPQILGMIDKVKHLVKVENV, from the coding sequence ATGGAAAAAATTAAAGTAACTCAAACAAGAAGTGTCATCGGAAGACCTAAAAAACAAAAACTTACGATGATTGCGCTCGGGTTGACTAAAATGAATAAAACCGTTGAGCATAATGCAACTCCTCAAATTTTAGGTATGATAGATAAGGTTAAACACCTTGTTAAAGTTGAAAATGTTTAA
- the rplO gene encoding 50S ribosomal protein L15 — MDLSNLKPAKGSVKKSKRIGRGQGSGKGGTSTRGHKGAKSRSGYSHKIGFEGGQMPLHRRLPKFGFKNINRVEYVGINLDTIQQLVEKTNITDLDKAFFIDNGFVSKNDLIKILGRGELKTKVNIKANAFTATAQKAIESLGGEATKI, encoded by the coding sequence ATGGATTTAAGTAATCTAAAACCTGCAAAAGGTTCAGTAAAGAAAAGTAAAAGAATAGGTCGTGGTCAAGGCTCCGGTAAAGGTGGAACTTCTACAAGAGGACATAAGGGTGCTAAATCACGCTCTGGATATTCTCACAAGATAGGTTTTGAAGGTGGTCAAATGCCATTGCATCGCCGCTTACCGAAATTCGGCTTCAAAAACATCAACCGTGTAGAATATGTTGGTATTAATCTTGACACTATTCAACAACTTGTTGAAAAAACCAATATTACCGATTTGGATAAAGCTTTCTTCATAGATAACGGCTTTGTGTCTAAAAACGATTTAATAAAAATTCTCGGTAGAGGTGAATTGAAAACTAAAGTTAATATTAAAGCTAATGCTTTTACTGCAACAGCTCAAAAAGCTATTGAATCATTAGGCGGAGAAGCTACTAAAATTTAG
- the secY gene encoding preprotein translocase subunit SecY, producing the protein MGKFIETIKNIGKIEELKKRILYTLGIILIYRFGSYVVLPGIDPEGLTLLKQQGSDGLLGLLNMFSGGAFSNASIFALGIMPYISASIVIQLLGLAIPYFQKLQKEGESGRRKMNQITRLLTIVIVALQAPAYMTNVLRQVPRMYIFPFDPNATVTPPFFFISSVIILIAGTMFVMWLGERITDKGIGNGISLIIMIGIIARLPFALFGEFVSRMEAQGGGLVIFLIELVVFIIVVMLCILLVQGTRRIPVQYAKRVVGNRQYGGVRQYIPLKVNAAGVMPIIFAQAIMFLPMTFAGFGSEGMGKFAATFSNINGFWYNFVFFLLIVFFTYFYTAITVNPTQMAEDMKKNGGFIPGVKPGKKTAEYIDTIMSRITLPGSIFLGLVAIMPAIVRLFGVNTQFAQFFGGTSLLILVGVVLDTLQQIESHLLMRHYDGLTKSGRIKGRTS; encoded by the coding sequence ATGGGTAAGTTTATTGAAACAATAAAAAATATTGGAAAGATAGAAGAACTGAAGAAAAGGATACTCTATACTCTCGGAATTATACTAATATATAGATTCGGTTCTTATGTTGTTCTTCCGGGTATAGATCCCGAAGGTTTGACCCTTCTTAAACAACAAGGCAGCGATGGCTTGTTGGGACTTTTGAATATGTTCTCCGGAGGAGCTTTCTCAAATGCTTCTATTTTTGCTTTGGGTATTATGCCTTATATCTCCGCATCAATTGTTATTCAATTGTTGGGATTGGCTATACCTTATTTTCAAAAATTACAAAAAGAAGGCGAAAGTGGTCGTCGCAAGATGAACCAAATTACCCGTCTTCTTACTATTGTAATAGTTGCCCTGCAAGCCCCCGCTTATATGACTAATGTACTTCGACAAGTACCTAGAATGTATATATTTCCGTTTGATCCTAATGCCACGGTAACACCACCGTTCTTCTTTATCTCATCGGTGATTATCCTTATTGCCGGAACGATGTTTGTAATGTGGTTGGGTGAACGTATCACGGATAAAGGTATCGGTAACGGTATTTCATTAATAATTATGATTGGTATTATTGCACGCTTGCCCTTTGCTCTTTTCGGAGAATTTGTTTCAAGAATGGAAGCTCAAGGTGGCGGACTGGTAATATTCTTAATAGAATTAGTGGTATTTATCATTGTGGTAATGTTATGTATCCTCTTAGTGCAAGGTACGAGACGAATTCCGGTACAGTATGCAAAAAGAGTTGTAGGAAATCGTCAATATGGTGGAGTTCGCCAATATATTCCTTTGAAAGTTAATGCCGCAGGTGTAATGCCTATCATTTTTGCTCAGGCAATTATGTTCCTCCCGATGACCTTCGCAGGTTTCGGATCAGAAGGAATGGGCAAGTTTGCAGCAACTTTCTCAAATATCAACGGATTCTGGTATAATTTCGTTTTCTTCCTCTTGATTGTTTTCTTTACATATTTTTATACAGCTATTACGGTTAATCCGACTCAAATGGCTGAAGATATGAAGAAAAACGGAGGATTTATTCCAGGAGTAAAACCCGGCAAGAAAACAGCAGAATATATTGATACAATTATGTCTCGCATAACTTTACCAGGATCAATATTTTTGGGACTTGTTGCTATAATGCCTGCAATTGTAAGATTATTCGGTGTCAATACACAGTTTGCTCAATTCTTCGGTGGTACTTCATTGTTGATTCTCGTTGGTGTTGTGTTAGATACACTTCAGCAGATCGAAAGTCATTTATTGATGCGTCACTATGACGGATTGACGAAATCAGGTAGAATAAAAGGTCGTACTTCGTAA
- the map gene encoding type I methionyl aminopeptidase, with protein MYLKTDQEIALIKKCSLLVGETLAEVAKLINPGVSTKHLDKVAEEFIRDHGAIPGFLNYNGFPASLCISINDTVVHGIPDEKTILKDGDIVSVDCGTIIDGWYGDSAFTFEVGEIAPEIKQLLKVTRESLELGIEKAVAGNRVGDIGYAIQNYVESFGYSVVRDLVGHGIGRNMHEPPEVPNYGRRGNGIKLTEGMVICIEPMINMGTYRVKMLSDGWTVKTADGKPSAHFEKQIAVRKHKAEVLISYDEIDKIIKDKS; from the coding sequence ATGTATCTGAAAACAGATCAAGAAATTGCTTTAATTAAAAAATGTTCTTTGCTTGTTGGAGAAACTCTTGCTGAAGTAGCTAAGTTGATTAATCCTGGTGTTTCAACAAAACATCTTGATAAAGTGGCAGAAGAGTTTATTAGAGACCATGGTGCAATTCCGGGATTTTTAAATTACAACGGATTTCCGGCTTCACTCTGCATCTCAATAAACGACACTGTTGTTCACGGAATACCGGATGAAAAGACAATTCTTAAAGACGGTGATATTGTTTCGGTTGATTGCGGCACAATTATTGACGGTTGGTATGGCGATTCTGCCTTTACCTTTGAAGTCGGAGAAATTGCACCGGAAATAAAACAACTCTTAAAAGTCACCCGTGAATCTTTAGAATTGGGAATTGAAAAAGCAGTAGCCGGAAATCGTGTAGGTGATATAGGCTATGCTATTCAGAATTACGTTGAGAGCTTTGGTTATTCGGTGGTAAGAGATCTTGTAGGTCATGGAATCGGTCGTAATATGCATGAACCTCCTGAAGTACCGAATTACGGTAGAAGAGGTAATGGCATAAAGCTCACTGAAGGGATGGTTATCTGTATTGAACCTATGATTAATATGGGAACATATCGCGTTAAGATGTTGAGTGATGGCTGGACTGTGAAAACTGCAGACGGAAAACCTTCGGCACATTTTGAAAAACAAATTGCAGTAAGAAAGCATAAAGCGGAAGTACTGATAAGTTATGATGAAATTGATAAAATAATAAAAGATAAATCTTAA
- the infA gene encoding translation initiation factor IF-1 encodes MAKQLSITQDGTVLESLGNAMFKVELENGHVIIAHISGKMRMHYIRILPGDKVKLEMSPYDLSKGRIILRYK; translated from the coding sequence ATGGCAAAACAATTGTCGATAACTCAAGACGGAACAGTGTTGGAATCACTGGGAAATGCAATGTTCAAAGTTGAACTTGAGAATGGCCATGTAATTATTGCCCATATTTCAGGTAAGATGAGAATGCATTATATTCGCATATTGCCGGGAGATAAAGTCAAATTGGAAATGTCACCATATGATTTATCAAAAGGTAGAATAATTTTAAGATATAAGTAA
- the rpmJ gene encoding 50S ribosomal protein L36, with product MKVRTSVKKRTDDCKIVRRKGRVYIINKKNPKYKQRQN from the coding sequence ATGAAAGTAAGAACCTCAGTAAAAAAACGTACAGATGACTGTAAAATCGTCCGCAGAAAAGGACGCGTATATATTATTAATAAGAAAAACCCTAAGTATAAACAAAGACAAAATTAA
- the rpsM gene encoding 30S ribosomal protein S13 — protein sequence MARIAGIDIPKNKHGEISLTYIYGIGRNRSREILAKAGVPYQKKVQDWNDDEITRIRTIINDNYRVEGELRSEVQMNIKRLMDIGCYRGIRHRIGLPLRGQSTKNNARTRKGRKKTVANKKKAPKG from the coding sequence ATGGCTAGGATTGCAGGTATAGATATACCAAAAAACAAACATGGAGAAATAAGCCTGACTTATATTTACGGGATCGGCAGAAATCGTTCTCGCGAGATCCTTGCAAAAGCAGGTGTTCCTTATCAAAAAAAGGTGCAAGATTGGAATGATGATGAAATCACTCGTATTCGTACTATCATCAATGATAATTATAGAGTAGAAGGTGAATTACGTTCGGAAGTTCAAATGAATATCAAACGACTGATGGATATTGGTTGTTACAGAGGGATCAGACATCGTATCGGTTTACCGTTGCGTGGTCAGAGTACTAAGAATAATGCCCGTACTCGTAAGGGTCGTAAGAAAACGGTTGCTAACAAGAAGAAAGCACCTAAAGGTTAA
- the rpsK gene encoding 30S ribosomal protein S11, whose product MAKSKSKVTKKRVVRIEPLGHAYVTASFNNIIISLTNTAGQVISWSSAGKMGFRGSKKNTPYAGQRAAEDCAKVAYDLGLRKVKVFVKGPGSGRESAIRTIHSNGIEVIEIRDVTPLPHNGCRPPKRRRV is encoded by the coding sequence ATGGCTAAATCAAAAAGCAAAGTTACAAAGAAAAGAGTTGTTAGAATCGAACCTTTGGGTCACGCTTACGTAACAGCATCTTTTAATAATATTATTATTTCTTTGACAAATACGGCAGGACAGGTTATATCTTGGTCATCAGCCGGAAAAATGGGCTTCAGAGGCTCAAAGAAAAACACTCCTTACGCAGGCCAAAGAGCGGCGGAAGATTGTGCAAAAGTGGCGTATGACCTTGGATTACGTAAAGTTAAAGTCTTCGTTAAGGGTCCGGGTTCGGGAAGAGAATCTGCAATTCGTACTATCCATTCCAACGGAATAGAAGTAATTGAAATCAGAGATGTTACTCCATTACCACATAATGGTTGCCGTCCTCCTAAAAGAAGAAGAGTTTAA
- the rpsD gene encoding 30S ribosomal protein S4, protein MARYIGPKSKIARKFREPIYGPDKYLERKNYAPGMHGVNKRKKKTSEYGLQLEEKQKAKYTYGILERQFRNIFEKASHKGGVTGIILLQLIESRLDNIVYRFGIAPTRAAARQLVGHRHIEVNGKIVNIPSYQLKPGDIVSVRERSKSLEVITNSVAGRSNQLSWLEWDSNLLSGKFMNYPERDEIPENIKEQLIVELYSK, encoded by the coding sequence ATGGCAAGATATATAGGCCCAAAATCAAAAATCGCCCGTAAATTCAGAGAACCTATTTACGGTCCCGACAAATATCTGGAAAGAAAAAATTACGCTCCGGGTATGCACGGTGTAAATAAAAGAAAGAAAAAGACATCGGAATACGGTCTTCAGCTTGAAGAAAAACAAAAAGCTAAATATACTTACGGTATCCTTGAACGTCAATTTAGAAATATCTTCGAAAAGGCATCTCATAAAGGTGGTGTAACCGGTATTATCTTATTGCAATTGATTGAATCAAGATTAGATAATATTGTATATCGCTTCGGGATAGCTCCTACAAGAGCAGCCGCACGCCAACTCGTTGGTCACCGTCATATCGAAGTTAACGGAAAAATTGTAAATATTCCTTCTTATCAATTGAAACCGGGTGATATAGTTAGCGTGAGAGAAAGATCCAAATCACTGGAAGTTATTACTAATTCAGTAGCGGGCAGAAGTAACCAACTTTCTTGGCTCGAATGGGATAGTAATCTTTTAAGTGGCAAATTCATGAATTATCCGGAAAGAGACGAAATTCCGGAAAATATAAAAGAACAACTTATTGTTGAGTTATATTCTAAATAA
- a CDS encoding DNA-directed RNA polymerase subunit alpha, protein MAILAFQKPDKVVMVESSETLGIFEFSPLEPGFGTTIGNSLRRVLLSSLEGFAITSVKISSVDHEFSSIKGVIEDVTDIVLNLKRIRFRQQVAGEDNEVVKIVIGDQEVFKAGDINKFLNNFQVLNPELEICHMESNVKLNIELIINKGRGYVPAEENSQPNHEHGIIAIDSIHTPIKNVKYIVDHHRVEQKTDYEKLILEVETDGSINPKDALNEAAKILIHHLLLFSDEKISVEVERKSVTEEFDENTLHMRQLLKTKLTDLDLSVRALNCLKTAEVETLGELVQFNKADLLKFRNFGRKSLTELEELVKSKQLEFGMNISKYKLDKD, encoded by the coding sequence ATGGCAATATTAGCATTCCAAAAACCCGATAAGGTCGTAATGGTCGAATCTTCCGAAACCCTCGGAATATTCGAATTTAGTCCTCTTGAACCGGGTTTCGGTACAACAATCGGAAACTCACTTAGACGAGTTTTGCTGTCATCACTCGAAGGTTTTGCTATAACTTCAGTAAAAATCAGTAGTGTTGATCACGAATTCTCTTCAATTAAAGGAGTAATCGAAGATGTTACTGATATCGTACTTAACCTTAAACGCATCCGCTTCCGTCAACAAGTTGCGGGAGAAGATAACGAAGTTGTTAAAATAGTTATCGGCGATCAAGAAGTTTTTAAGGCCGGCGATATCAATAAGTTCTTGAATAATTTTCAAGTACTTAATCCGGAACTCGAAATATGCCACATGGAGTCTAATGTTAAGCTGAATATTGAATTGATAATTAATAAAGGTAGAGGTTATGTTCCCGCTGAAGAAAACTCTCAACCAAATCATGAACATGGTATTATCGCCATTGATTCAATTCATACACCGATAAAGAACGTTAAATATATTGTTGACCATCATCGTGTTGAACAAAAAACTGACTATGAGAAACTTATTCTCGAAGTTGAAACCGACGGCTCAATAAATCCTAAAGACGCTCTTAATGAAGCAGCTAAAATATTGATTCATCATTTATTGCTTTTCTCCGACGAAAAAATATCCGTAGAAGTGGAAAGAAAATCCGTTACGGAAGAATTCGATGAGAATACATTGCATATGCGCCAATTGTTGAAAACAAAATTGACCGACCTCGATCTATCCGTTAGAGCACTTAATTGCTTGAAAACAGCAGAGGTAGAAACACTTGGAGAACTCGTTCAATTTAATAAAGCCGACCTCCTGAAATTCAGAAATTTTGGTAGAAAATCTCTAACAGAACTTGAAGAATTAGTAAAATCAAAGCAACTGGAATTCGGTATGAATATTTCTAAATATAAACTTGATAAGGATTAA